The sequence CAAGCATCCGGGCGCCAGAAGCCGCTGCCGCCTCGCCGGCCTCACCGGCGGTGGAGTGCAGGACTTCCCGTGCGCGGTCGGCCTCCTCATCGTCGAATGTTGCGTCGTGGATAAGGAGATCGGCGTCCCGGACCATCCCGGCGGCATCGGGGAGGCGCTGGAGAGGCCGGGTGTCTCCGGTGTAGACGATCTTCCTTCCCGGGCGCGGCTCACCCATCACGTCGCTGGGTCGGACCTCGGTCTCGACACCGTCACAGACGATACGGATCGCTTCCCCGCGCTGGAGCCGCCCGAAGAGCGGACCCGGGGGGATGCCCAGCGCAATCGCCTGTTCGCGGTTGAACCGGCCCGGCCGCTCATCCTCTTCCAGGACATAGCCAAGCCCCGGGATGCCGTGGAACGTGGCAAACGCGCGGACGGTATAGCCGTTGAAGGGCACAACCGAACCGTGTTCGAGGGCGTGACCGGTGATAGAGAAACCGCGCACATGACGGCTGATCCCCTGCACAAGATCGACAAACTCCCCCACCCAGGGCGGGCCGTAGATCGGGAGGGGGTCGGTTCGCCCCATGAACGCGAGCGTCTCAACAAGCCCGAAGACGCCGAGAAAGTGGTCGGCGTGCCAGTGGGTGATGAAGATGGCGTTCACGGTAAACCCGGTCCGTGCACGCATCATCTGCTGCTGGGTGCCTTCCCCGCAGTCGAAGAGCAGGGTGTCGGAGCCCCGCCTGATCAGGATGGAGGGGGGGTTGCGCTGCGGCGACGGAAGCGCTCCTGCTGTGCCGAGGAAGTGGACGTGCAGGGTCTCGCCGGCTATACGAACCACTTCCTGAATGCTGCAAGACTTCGTTTCGCCTCTTCGAGCGTCCGCCCCTCGATCACGACCGCGCCGGAGTAGTCGCGGGCGATGGTGCGCCCGACCTTCTCCCAGGCAATGGTCCCGTCGCCGAGCGCCAGGTGTTCGTCCGACTGCCCGTGGTTGTCGTGGATGTGCAGGTGGTTGACCTCCCCGGCGTATTTGAGGAACGCATCGACCAGGCCGTTGGTGTTGGCGTGCCCCAGATCAAGGGTGATCCCGATCCCGGGAATTCCTTCGGTGAGGCCGAGGATCTCCTCGGGGTAGCGGCAGAGGAAATCCCTGATGCTGATCATGTTCTCGACGCATGCAAGGACACCATGATCCTCCGCGTATCTCCCGATCTCGACGAGAGCGGTCTTCTGCATCTCCCAGACCTTCTCGGGGACGAGTTTCCCCACCGGGGATACAAACCCGGGGTGGACCGTCACCCGGTCGGTCAGGTCGGCCGCGTAGTGGATGCAGCAGCAGGTCTGGCTGATGGATTCGCGCCAGATGGGGTAGTTCAGCGATGCGAGGTTTAAGTCGCTGTAGGGGGCGTGAACGGTCGCGAGAAGCCTGGTGCTCTCAAGGTTCTCCTGGATCACAGCAAAGTTCTCGGGGTTGTCCAGACGGTAGTTCCCGTCGGCGACGATCTCCCACCCGGTATACCCGAGATCCTCGATCCCGAAGACCCAGTCCCGCGCCGCCCAGACTTTTGAGGAGGACGAAAAATACGGGGTAAGACTCATTCTCTCCCTCCCGCCGCCGGGCGGCAGAGCAGGGCACGGACCTCTGCCACAAACTCTTCGAGCGTGCCCTCGTTTACGACGGTGTAGTCTGCCTGCGCAAGAGCTCGCCCAAGCCCCCACCCGAGTTCCCGCTCGTCACGGGCCCGAAGTTCTTCGGCAGTGAGAGAGTCGTCGGACCGGCCCCGGTTCGCGAGCCTCGCATAGCGTGTCTCAAACGATGAGACGATCCCGATGAGCGTGAATTCGGGAAAGCGCTCCCGAAACGCCGCCACCTCGTAGTCTCCCCTGATGCCGTCCACCAGGACCACCGGAGCGGTGGTTGCCTCGATGACCGGGATGGTGATCCGGGCGATGGCGTCCATGCCGAGTTCCGAGCGTAACTTTCCCGACATCGCGCCGAGGTTTGCGTCGGTCGGCGGAAGTCCGGCTTTCTTCACCCGTTCCCGTATCGCGTCCCCCATGACCACAACAGGAATCCCCAGGTCCCGGGCGATCCTTGACACCTCTCCTTTCCCGCTTGCCGGCATACCAACGATTCCAATGACCTTCATCAGGGTTTACTCCATCTTATTATATCCAGAACAGCGGGCCGTGCCGGTGAGAGACCGGCTGCACAATCCCGGCGGTGCAGGTTGCGGCGGCCGCCACAAATATCTCCATGAACGTTGCGTTCCCGACGATATTATGCTTAACCTCACCCGAACGGTTATCGCTCCGGGTCGTAGTCGACCTCTCCGTCTTCTCTGGTCCGCAGCCGGACGTTCCGCCCGAGCGGCGCTGCCGCGGCCTCGAGTTCCTGCCTGGTCAGGGGGTCGAAGCCCGCGGCCACCCCCTGCTGGAGCACGAGGTCCAGCCCGCGGGTAGCCTCTGCGATTGCGAGGACGTCACTCTCGCGCCCCCGGAAGAGGGTGACCACAGCCTGGCACGACCCGAGGCTGCCGTCGGCCTTTGCCCGCCTGCAGATGGAGAGCGACTCCTTCACCGCATCGACAGCAGCCACGCCCAGGAGGTCGTCGTAGCGCTCCCACGTGGTCTTGATGTCAAGGGCGATCATGTCGACCAGGTGCCGGTCGAGCAGCCCCTCGATCACACGGGGAAACATGCCGTTCGTATGCAGGCCGACGGAGAACCCCATGGTCCGGGCGGCGGCGGCGAGGTGGATGAGCGCCGGCCCCTGGAGGGTCGGCTCCCCGCCTGAGAAGACTACGGCGCCTGCAACTGTGCGGGAGCTCCGGATCATCGCAAGGACCTCGTCCGCGTCGCGGAGATCCTCACCACCCTGGAGAGCGACGTTATGGCAGTAGAAGCATCGCGCGGAGCACCCCCTGAGAAAGACCGTGCAAGCGGCCCGTCCCCGCCAGTCTACGGTGCTGAACGGGACAAAACCTCCAAAATTGACGTACAACGTATTCACCAGATGATATACTGGTGTTCCTCCCGTTCTCGTAAGTCTTGGCTTTCCGGCTACGAAACAAGATCTGAATAAGAGTAAGTCAAGTTTACTTGTTTAGAGATCAAGCCTATTTTAGCCTGGTTTTAAAAAACAAGCCTTTATCTACTCTTTCTTCCAACTATAGAGCCATGGGTCTCATAGAAGACGCAAAGCGAGGCGTCATCACCGAGGAGATGCGAATCGTCGCAGCAGCGGAAGGTGTAACTGAAGATTTCGTCAGGCGCGGCGTGGCCGAAGGCCACATCGTTATTCCGGTCTCTCCCTACCGGAAGGTGAAGATCTGCGGTATCGGCGAAGGGCTCCGGACGAAGGTCAACGCGAGCATCGGCACGTCGTCTGATATCGTCGATGTCGATATGGAGATCGAGAAGGCCCGGCAGGCCGAACTTGCCGGTGCCGATACGCTGATGGAACTCTCCACCGGCGGTGACTTTACAGAGATCCGGCGCCGGGTCGTCGAGGCGACCACCCTCTCGGTCGGGTCGGTCCCGCTTTACCAGGCGTTCATCGAGGCCGCCCGGAAGCATGGGGCGGTCGTCCACATGGAGGAGGACGATCTCTTCCGGATAACGGCGGAGCAGGCAAAGCTCGGGACCAACTTCATGGCGATCCATACCGGGATCAACTATGAGACGATGAAGCGCCTGCAGAACCAGGGACGGCACGGCGGGCTCGTCTCCCGCGGCGGGGCCTTCATGACTGCATGGATGCTTCACAACGAGAAGGAGAACCCGCTCTACGCTGAGTTTGACTACCTGGTCGAGATCCTAAAAGAGCACGAGGTCACCCTCTCGTTCGGCAACGGTATGCGGGCGGGCGCAGTCCATGACGCCACCGACCGTGCCCAGATCCAGGAACTGCTCATCAACGCAGAACTCGCCGATAAGGCGCATGCCGCTGGTGTCCAGACGATCATCGAGGGGCCGGGGCATATCCCGGTCGACGAGATCGAGACCAACGTTGTCCTGCAAAAGCGGGTCACGAACCGGAAACCCTTCTATATGCTCGGGCCCCTGGTCACCGATATCGCGCCCGGCTACGACGACCGGGTGGCTGCGATCGGGGCCGCGCTCTCCTCCTCCTACGGCGCCGACTTCATATGCTACGTGACGCCGGCAGAGCACCTGGCGCTCCCCACTCCCGAAGAGGTCTACGAGGGTGTCATCAGTTCAAGGATCGCCGCCCACGTTGGGGATATGATCAAGCTCAAGAAACGGGATGCCGACCTCGAGATGGGACACGCCCGCCGGGACCTTGATTGGGAGCGGCAGTTTGCCGTCGCGATCAACCCCGAGCGCGCCCGGGCGATCCGGGACGAGCGGATGCCGGCCGATGCCGATGCCTGCACCATGTGCGGGGACTACTGCGCGTTGAAGATTGTGGGCCGCCACTTTAACTTCTAAAGAGGTCCGGGGAGGAGGGGTTATCAGGCCCCTTCCCGGGCACGTATCTTTTTTTGAGGGACCTCTACAGAACGCTTCTAGATCCCTCCCTCGTGATGCAGGAAGCCCGCGCAGATGTAGCGTTCGCACGCTGGTCCCGTTTATGGTCAGGGTGATAGAATGATTGGCTCTTTTGAGACCTGGATTGGGTCGTGGTGGATATCGTCATGAGGAGGAGACCGGGGAAGGGATCTTTCCCACCCGGAACCAGGATCTCCCGGATCCCTTCTCCTCGCCAGCACCGCCCGAACCAGAAACCATACCATTATTCTGCTCTGCGTTCCTAATTAGTTAAGAGGAGTAATCAATGAAACCAGAAACCGAAAAAGTACTCGACGAGTTCTTTGACCACGCAGACGACCTCGGTGATGACGTCATAGAGGATATCAGGGAGCTGCTCGGTGTCGTCCCGTTCATCTTTACTGTGCTCCGGGAGCAGCGCCCGGAAGTCTTCGCGCTCTCGGCTATCGCTGATTATCATATCTCCCGCCCAAAATCCCTCGACGGAAAGACTGCGGAGCTGGTCACCATGGCAGCGGCAGCCGGGGCCGGGGCAGACGCTTGCCTCAAGGTCCACATGGGAGCCGCCCTGAGGGAAGGCGCGTCCCGTGACGAGATCCTCGACGTCCTCCAGATCGCCGCCATGATCGGGAAGACCAAGGTCCTTGCCTCTTCCCTCCGTACATACAGGGAAGTCTGTGGCGAGGAGCAGGCGTCAACGAAGTAGGCCGCCTGCGCTATAACCTGGGGTCGGGACGGGGCCGCTGCATTATCCACCCCCCGGGTATGTATGTTTTATCTGGTATTTTGCCCAAAACTCCCTATAATGAGCCAGACAAAGACGGCCCTCCGCCTGCAGGCGAAGGAGACCCGATCCCTCCTCTCACCAACCCAGATCGCCACACTCAGCAGGATCATCGAAAGAAGACTCCTTGACCTCGTGAATGGTTTTGAGACTATCATGGTCTATGTCTCAAAAATCCCGGAGGTCGAGACCGAATGCCTCATCACGGACCTGAACCGCCGGGGCGTGCGGGTCGTCGTGCCCATCATCGAGCGGGAGACCACGAGCCTCCGTCTCTCGTACCTGCCCGACCCCTCGGTCCTTCGCGCGAGCACGTTCAACGTGCCCGAACCTCTGGGACACGAACTCCCGGCCCGGCCCGAAGACGTCCAGGTGGTCATCATACCGATGGTTGCTTTCGATGCCAAAGGAAACCGGCTCGGCTACGGTGCCGGCTACTACGACCGTTTTCTCTGCCGGTATCCACACCCGATCAAGATCGGCATCGCGTTCTCTTGCCAGCAGGCGGAGAGCATTCCCGCTGATGGTGACGATGTGAAGATGGATTACATCGTTACCGAAAAAGGGGTTATCCGGTGTAACGGGAGGGGTACTTAACGGTAAGTATTATATACTAGTTTACACTTACCATAGGTAAGCGTAAAAAAGGAGGAGATCGTTCACATGGCTAATACCGATTATATTGAGGTGACCATCAAGGAGGCGGCCCACGAGGACGCCGGCCGGGGGATCGCCAGGTTGAGCATCGACACCATGAAGGCGCTCGACCTTGTCAGCGGCGACGTCATCGAGATCGAGGGGCGCCAGAAGGCGGCGACGCTGATCTGGCCCGGGTTCCCGCAGGACACCGGTAAGGCGGTCCTGCGCATCGACGGCAGCACCCGGAGCAATGTCGGGGCCGGGATCGACGACAAAGTCAGGATCAAGAAGACCGAGGCCGGATACGCGAAGAAAGTGACCATCCAGCCGACCCAGCCCATCCGCCTGGTCGGTGGAGAACAGTACCTGGGAAGAATCCTTCGCGGCCGCCCGGTCACTGAGGGGCAGCACATCAGGGTAAGCATCCTCGGCAACCCGCTCACGTTCGCTATCGCACGGGTTGTCCCGAAAGGCATCGCCATCGTCACAGACAGCACCGAGATCGAGCTGAAAGAGACCCCATATGAACCCGAGAAGGGGCGGCGTGAGGCGGTGACCGACGTCCACTATGAGGATATCGGCGGCCTCGACCGTGAACTGCAGCTCGTCCGTGAGATGATTGAGCTCCCGCTCCGGCACCCTGAACTCTTTGAGCGCCTCGGGATCGAGCCCCCGAAAGGCGTCCTGCTCTACGGCCCGCCGGGAACGGGGAAGACGCTGATCGCAAAAGCGGTGGCAAACGAGGTGGACGCCCACTTCGTCACACTCTCCGGCCCTGAGATCATGAGCAAGTACTACGGCGAGTCTGAAGAGCGTCTCCGGGAGGTCTTTGAGGAGGCACAGGAGAACGCGCCCTCGATCATCTTCATCGACGAGATTGACTCGATCGCGCCCAAACGCGAGGAGGTGAAAGGCGAGGTCGAACGTCGGGTCGTCGCCCAGCTTCTGGCCCTGATGGATGGGCTGAAGACCCGCGGCCAGGTGGTGGTTATCGCCGCAACGAACCTCCCTGATATCATCGACCCCGCCCTCCGGCGCGGTGGCAGGTTCGACCGTGAGATCGAGATCGGCATCCCGGACACCAAAGGGCGGCAGCAGATCTTCCAGATTCATACGCGCGGTATGCCGCTTGCCGAGGATGTGAACCTCGACGATTACGCCCGCTCCACGCACGGCTTCGTCGGCGCTGATATAGCGCTGCTCGCAAAAGAGGCGGCGATGCACGCGCTCCGCAGGATCATACCGCATATCAAGATCGAGGAGGAGATCCCTACCGAGATCATCGACCAGCTCCGCGTGACAAACGAGGACTTCCTCGAAGCGCATAAGCATGTTGAGCCGAGCGCGATGCGCGAAGTGCTCGTAGAGATCCCTGATGTCAAATGGGAGGACGTTGGAGGCCTCGAGGACGTCAAGGCCGAGCTTGCAGAGGCCGTTGAGTGGCCGCTCAAATATCCGGAGATATTCGATGCCCTGGAGACTGAACCCCCCCGCGGGATCCTGCTCTTCGGCCCCCCTGGGACAGGGAAGACTCTCCTCGCAAAGGCTGTCGCAAACGAGAGTGAGAGCAAT is a genomic window of Methanoculleus bourgensis MS2 containing:
- the rnz gene encoding ribonuclease Z, translated to MVRIAGETLHVHFLGTAGALPSPQRNPPSILIRRGSDTLLFDCGEGTQQQMMRARTGFTVNAIFITHWHADHFLGVFGLVETLAFMGRTDPLPIYGPPWVGEFVDLVQGISRHVRGFSITGHALEHGSVVPFNGYTVRAFATFHGIPGLGYVLEEDERPGRFNREQAIALGIPPGPLFGRLQRGEAIRIVCDGVETEVRPSDVMGEPRPGRKIVYTGDTRPLQRLPDAAGMVRDADLLIHDATFDDEEADRAREVLHSTAGEAGEAAAASGARMLALVHISSRYTSTANHIRDAKRRYEGDVILPADLTVLEVPFRS
- a CDS encoding sugar phosphate isomerase/epimerase family protein gives rise to the protein MSLTPYFSSSSKVWAARDWVFGIEDLGYTGWEIVADGNYRLDNPENFAVIQENLESTRLLATVHAPYSDLNLASLNYPIWRESISQTCCCIHYAADLTDRVTVHPGFVSPVGKLVPEKVWEMQKTALVEIGRYAEDHGVLACVENMISIRDFLCRYPEEILGLTEGIPGIGITLDLGHANTNGLVDAFLKYAGEVNHLHIHDNHGQSDEHLALGDGTIAWEKVGRTIARDYSGAVVIEGRTLEEAKRSLAAFRKWFV
- a CDS encoding dephospho-CoA kinase; translation: MKVIGIVGMPASGKGEVSRIARDLGIPVVVMGDAIRERVKKAGLPPTDANLGAMSGKLRSELGMDAIARITIPVIEATTAPVVLVDGIRGDYEVAAFRERFPEFTLIGIVSSFETRYARLANRGRSDDSLTAEELRARDERELGWGLGRALAQADYTVVNEGTLEEFVAEVRALLCRPAAGGRE
- a CDS encoding anaerobic ribonucleoside-triphosphate reductase activating protein encodes the protein MNTLYVNFGGFVPFSTVDWRGRAACTVFLRGCSARCFYCHNVALQGGEDLRDADEVLAMIRSSRTVAGAVVFSGGEPTLQGPALIHLAAAARTMGFSVGLHTNGMFPRVIEGLLDRHLVDMIALDIKTTWERYDDLLGVAAVDAVKESLSICRRAKADGSLGSCQAVVTLFRGRESDVLAIAEATRGLDLVLQQGVAAGFDPLTRQELEAAAAPLGRNVRLRTREDGEVDYDPER
- the thiC gene encoding phosphomethylpyrimidine synthase ThiC, whose product is MGLIEDAKRGVITEEMRIVAAAEGVTEDFVRRGVAEGHIVIPVSPYRKVKICGIGEGLRTKVNASIGTSSDIVDVDMEIEKARQAELAGADTLMELSTGGDFTEIRRRVVEATTLSVGSVPLYQAFIEAARKHGAVVHMEEDDLFRITAEQAKLGTNFMAIHTGINYETMKRLQNQGRHGGLVSRGGAFMTAWMLHNEKENPLYAEFDYLVEILKEHEVTLSFGNGMRAGAVHDATDRAQIQELLINAELADKAHAAGVQTIIEGPGHIPVDEIETNVVLQKRVTNRKPFYMLGPLVTDIAPGYDDRVAAIGAALSSSYGADFICYVTPAEHLALPTPEEVYEGVISSRIAAHVGDMIKLKKRDADLEMGHARRDLDWERQFAVAINPERARAIRDERMPADADACTMCGDYCALKIVGRHFNF
- a CDS encoding carboxymuconolactone decarboxylase family protein, whose translation is MKPETEKVLDEFFDHADDLGDDVIEDIRELLGVVPFIFTVLREQRPEVFALSAIADYHISRPKSLDGKTAELVTMAAAAGAGADACLKVHMGAALREGASRDEILDVLQIAAMIGKTKVLASSLRTYREVCGEEQASTK
- a CDS encoding 5-formyltetrahydrofolate cyclo-ligase → MSQTKTALRLQAKETRSLLSPTQIATLSRIIERRLLDLVNGFETIMVYVSKIPEVETECLITDLNRRGVRVVVPIIERETTSLRLSYLPDPSVLRASTFNVPEPLGHELPARPEDVQVVIIPMVAFDAKGNRLGYGAGYYDRFLCRYPHPIKIGIAFSCQQAESIPADGDDVKMDYIVTEKGVIRCNGRGT
- a CDS encoding CDC48 family AAA ATPase, whose amino-acid sequence is MANTDYIEVTIKEAAHEDAGRGIARLSIDTMKALDLVSGDVIEIEGRQKAATLIWPGFPQDTGKAVLRIDGSTRSNVGAGIDDKVRIKKTEAGYAKKVTIQPTQPIRLVGGEQYLGRILRGRPVTEGQHIRVSILGNPLTFAIARVVPKGIAIVTDSTEIELKETPYEPEKGRREAVTDVHYEDIGGLDRELQLVREMIELPLRHPELFERLGIEPPKGVLLYGPPGTGKTLIAKAVANEVDAHFVTLSGPEIMSKYYGESEERLREVFEEAQENAPSIIFIDEIDSIAPKREEVKGEVERRVVAQLLALMDGLKTRGQVVVIAATNLPDIIDPALRRGGRFDREIEIGIPDTKGRQQIFQIHTRGMPLAEDVNLDDYARSTHGFVGADIALLAKEAAMHALRRIIPHIKIEEEIPTEIIDQLRVTNEDFLEAHKHVEPSAMREVLVEIPDVKWEDVGGLEDVKAELAEAVEWPLKYPEIFDALETEPPRGILLFGPPGTGKTLLAKAVANESESNFISVKGPELLSKWVGESERGVRQVFRKARQAAPSIIFFDEIDALMPKRGAYIGSSHVTESVVSQILTELDGLEELNNVVVLGATNRPDMLDEALLRPGRLDRMIYVPPPDREGRKKIFEVYLRNREILANDVDIDELVERTEGYVGADIEALVREAKISAMREFIAMTAKKSEEERRQAVGNVMITKKHFEDALSRVRGTLDLDRLEEAERHSWQVLYNQEQRSTLEDAVSTINRARMRETGKIEQEVKDLIQTLKDAVYQRKKDFGEIRRLTKELKTRIERPLPQTGMAF